A single window of Rhodococcus jostii RHA1 DNA harbors:
- a CDS encoding molybdopterin-containing oxidoreductase family protein: MPPVTSRRTSFCRLCASSCGVLLDVEDGRITRVLGDAQHPISGGYTCPKGRRGGDLVHGPDRLTTSMRRTGAGTHEPVPVARATADIADRLRTIVDRHGPDAVALFMGTQQNFAALTPPMARAWFRGTGSHKLFSTMTIDQSAKWVVAERMGTYLGGRQRFEDADVWLLAGTNPVVSANGGDGDGAVVQNPSVTLRAARERGLRLIVVDPRHTETAALADVHLAPRPGTDAVLFAGLLHVVLTEQLHDTDFCRRYTADLPGLADAVADVTPTVVHRICGVPADRVRAAAQVFAGGSRGMATSGTGLCMGPHSNLAEHLLAALNVVCGRYLREGERADDRAVLTRHAPARAEVAPPARAYEHGFRSRIGGVRAMRGELPSGILADEILEPGPDRVRALIVSGGNPAAALPDRAKALRALRSLDLLVCIDPRMSDTARLAHYVIAPTTMYERADHTAIMEPFFPRPFAQFTPAVLPAPPGVVDDWRFFLDLAAASGQPVKFAGRILDPDAPPTSGQMLAMMAERGRVPFADVVTAPHGHLAGASGAVVGPATEDGAGHRLRLLPADVRAELVAALTDRVVTEQFPLLLTVRRIREAVNSTGTRVPGLVPGGTNPASLHPDDLTALGITDGQVVTVRSAAGRLRATARADRTLARGTVSMTHCFGSVDPRDDAGVNVNALTGTGAGVQAINAMPIMTAVPVAVGPVAPEEEVS; encoded by the coding sequence ATGCCACCCGTCACGTCCCGGCGTACCTCGTTCTGCAGGCTGTGTGCCTCCTCGTGCGGAGTCCTGCTCGACGTCGAGGACGGGCGGATCACACGGGTCCTCGGAGACGCGCAGCACCCGATCTCCGGTGGGTACACCTGCCCCAAGGGACGCCGCGGCGGCGATCTGGTCCACGGCCCGGACCGGCTGACCACCTCGATGCGCCGCACCGGCGCCGGCACGCACGAGCCGGTGCCGGTGGCGCGGGCGACCGCCGACATCGCAGACCGGCTGCGCACCATTGTGGACCGCCACGGACCGGATGCGGTCGCACTGTTCATGGGAACGCAGCAGAACTTCGCCGCCCTCACCCCGCCGATGGCCCGGGCCTGGTTCCGGGGTACCGGCTCACACAAGCTGTTCTCCACGATGACCATCGACCAGTCCGCGAAGTGGGTGGTCGCCGAACGGATGGGAACCTACCTCGGCGGCCGGCAACGCTTCGAGGACGCCGACGTGTGGTTGCTGGCCGGTACCAACCCGGTCGTGTCCGCCAACGGCGGCGACGGGGACGGCGCGGTGGTGCAGAACCCGTCCGTCACCCTGCGGGCCGCCCGGGAACGGGGACTGCGGCTGATCGTCGTCGACCCACGACACACCGAAACCGCGGCCCTGGCGGACGTGCACCTGGCGCCCCGGCCGGGAACGGACGCCGTCCTGTTCGCCGGCCTCCTCCACGTCGTCCTCACCGAACAGCTCCACGACACCGACTTCTGTCGCCGGTACACCGCCGACCTCCCGGGACTCGCCGACGCCGTAGCCGACGTGACTCCCACGGTCGTACACCGGATCTGCGGCGTCCCCGCCGACCGGGTCCGTGCCGCGGCCCAGGTATTCGCGGGCGGGAGCCGGGGGATGGCAACGAGCGGGACGGGGCTGTGCATGGGCCCGCACTCGAACCTCGCGGAACACCTCCTCGCCGCCCTTAACGTGGTGTGCGGCCGGTACCTGCGCGAGGGGGAGCGGGCCGACGACCGCGCCGTCCTGACCCGGCACGCGCCCGCCCGCGCGGAGGTCGCCCCGCCCGCCCGGGCCTACGAGCACGGTTTCCGCAGCCGCATCGGTGGAGTGCGGGCGATGCGCGGTGAGCTGCCGTCCGGCATCCTCGCCGACGAAATCCTCGAACCCGGCCCCGACCGGGTGCGGGCGCTGATCGTGTCCGGCGGCAACCCGGCCGCGGCTCTCCCCGACCGAGCGAAAGCGTTGCGCGCATTGCGATCACTGGACCTGCTCGTGTGCATAGACCCGCGCATGTCGGACACCGCACGGCTCGCGCACTACGTGATCGCGCCGACCACGATGTACGAACGCGCCGACCACACCGCGATAATGGAACCGTTCTTCCCCCGCCCCTTCGCGCAGTTCACCCCCGCTGTGCTGCCGGCGCCGCCCGGTGTCGTCGACGACTGGCGGTTCTTCCTCGACCTCGCCGCCGCCTCGGGGCAGCCGGTGAAGTTCGCCGGCCGCATACTCGATCCCGACGCGCCGCCGACCTCCGGGCAGATGCTGGCGATGATGGCCGAACGGGGACGCGTCCCGTTCGCCGACGTGGTCACCGCCCCGCACGGACACCTCGCCGGGGCAAGTGGCGCAGTGGTGGGACCGGCGACGGAGGACGGTGCCGGGCACCGCCTGAGGTTGTTGCCCGCCGACGTGCGCGCAGAACTTGTCGCGGCGCTGACCGACCGAGTTGTCACAGAACAGTTTCCGCTACTCCTCACGGTCCGCCGGATACGCGAGGCCGTGAACTCCACCGGCACCCGCGTTCCGGGGCTCGTTCCGGGCGGCACCAACCCGGCAAGTCTGCACCCGGACGACCTGACCGCACTCGGGATCACAGACGGACAGGTAGTGACCGTGCGCTCGGCGGCCGGACGCCTGCGCGCGACCGCGCGGGCGGACCGCACCCTCGCCCGCGGCACCGTGTCGATGACGCACTGCTTCGGCAGCGTCGACCCGCGGGACGACGCCGGGGTGAACGTGAACGCGCTGACCGGAACCGGTGCCGGAGTGCAGGCGATCAACGCGATGCCGATCATGACCGCCGTGCCCGTCGCGGTCGGGCCGGTCGCACCCGAGGAGGAAGTCTCATGA
- a CDS encoding MFS transporter produces MAPIREVDISQLIDTAPVSALQKRAIALCLALAILDGMDAQLIGFAIPALSEDWGLSKASFGLLLALSSGAMVVGSLLFGPIADRWGRRRVILLCTVLFSAFTLASAFAPSMGVLIVLRILAGIGLGGVTPNLIALTSEYSPARSRSTMVTIVVAGMSLGGFLGGLAAAQLIPAYGWQSIFVAGGVLPLIVAALAWAGLPESGKFLAARGDHAGAAKILSAIAPQAGINGSVTFTVDAVVATRSPIRELFAGGRALDTILLWVVFVINFLVIYFLFGWMPSLFSQAGQSASNAILAAALFNLGGMAGALSIGWITDRVGTAWARSRGSDAAYAVVMAGYTLGALFIGAVAMFLANSTLLLITICIVGFGMSGSSAGIIAIAASIYPVAARSTGIGWAMGVGRIGSIAGPTLGAALIAAGMDARTIFLLMIVPTAIAVLTLGGLFVRERVRGRTGAGVAEPAAAPAEAH; encoded by the coding sequence GTGGCCCCCATTCGTGAAGTCGACATCTCCCAACTCATCGACACCGCACCGGTGTCGGCCCTCCAGAAGCGTGCCATCGCACTGTGCCTGGCGCTCGCGATCCTCGACGGCATGGACGCCCAGCTGATCGGATTCGCGATTCCCGCACTGTCCGAGGACTGGGGCCTGTCCAAGGCCTCGTTCGGACTGCTGCTGGCGCTCAGCAGCGGCGCGATGGTCGTGGGCAGCCTGCTGTTCGGTCCGATCGCCGACCGGTGGGGCCGGCGCCGGGTGATCCTGCTGTGCACCGTGTTGTTCTCGGCATTCACGCTCGCGTCTGCCTTCGCGCCGTCGATGGGTGTGCTGATCGTGCTGCGCATCCTCGCCGGCATCGGGCTCGGTGGCGTCACCCCGAACCTGATCGCACTGACCAGCGAGTACAGTCCCGCACGCAGCCGCTCCACCATGGTCACCATCGTCGTTGCCGGCATGTCCCTCGGGGGATTCCTCGGCGGACTCGCTGCCGCTCAACTGATTCCGGCGTACGGGTGGCAGTCGATCTTCGTGGCCGGCGGCGTTCTCCCACTGATCGTGGCGGCGCTGGCGTGGGCCGGGCTGCCGGAGTCGGGCAAGTTCCTCGCGGCCCGCGGTGATCACGCCGGCGCCGCGAAGATCCTCTCGGCGATCGCCCCGCAGGCCGGCATCAACGGTTCGGTGACGTTCACCGTGGACGCCGTGGTGGCCACCCGGTCGCCGATTCGGGAACTCTTCGCCGGTGGCCGGGCACTGGACACGATCCTGCTGTGGGTGGTGTTCGTCATCAACTTCCTCGTGATCTACTTCCTGTTCGGGTGGATGCCGTCGCTGTTCAGCCAGGCCGGGCAGAGCGCGTCCAATGCGATCCTCGCCGCGGCGCTGTTCAACCTCGGCGGTATGGCGGGCGCGCTGTCCATCGGGTGGATCACCGACCGGGTCGGCACCGCATGGGCGCGGTCCCGGGGCTCGGACGCCGCCTACGCGGTGGTGATGGCCGGATACACGCTCGGGGCACTGTTCATCGGCGCCGTCGCGATGTTCCTGGCGAACTCCACCCTGCTGCTCATCACGATCTGCATCGTCGGATTCGGAATGTCGGGAAGTTCGGCAGGCATCATCGCGATCGCCGCGTCGATCTATCCGGTGGCGGCACGCTCGACCGGGATCGGCTGGGCCATGGGGGTCGGGCGCATCGGATCGATTGCCGGGCCTACTCTCGGCGCCGCCCTGATTGCGGCCGGAATGGACGCCCGCACCATCTTCCTGCTCATGATCGTGCCCACCGCCATCGCCGTCCTCACCCTCGGCGGGTTGTTCGTCCGAGAACGTGTGCGCGGACGCACCGGGGCGGGGGTCGCGGAACCGGCGGCCGCACCGGCCGAGGCGCACTGA
- a CDS encoding class I adenylate-forming enzyme family protein has product MNLADLTRFWGKTRSQQQAIVFGDTSQTWAEVDAITDALARGLAARGVRKGDRVAVMMLNRPELAHVILATLKLGAISVPLNFRLTAKELAPMVVDSAPRVVIVEDGFASLLEVATEQAEFETYAIGGSAHPPYERLIDPGTAPVVAIAADDPGFICYTSGTTGVQKGALITHRNAMTPGISQSITFGFSQGDRVLCSAPLVYTGSVLSIFMQLVVVPGATMVLLREYDPEIALDTFEREQITATTTVPVIWERMTMLPDFGTRKLAKFTFAGTGGAPVSLDLLDFYRSHGIPLTQCYGLTEASGMVSTLAYEDAVSRPGFAGLPLVGTHIRIGEPGVDTPAGEVGEILVRGEHVLREYWNKPEATAATVGDGWLRTGDLGMQDDGGFLKIVDRSKDMLISGGLNVYPAEIEKALHGIDGLVDLAVIGVKDDRWGEVPMVVFHSERPAADIVADIAEVAGENLAKFKRPKHAVALGEPLPRTFSGKLAKPSLRQRFPEVPADALAVDGTVTPV; this is encoded by the coding sequence ATGAATCTCGCGGACCTGACCCGGTTCTGGGGTAAGACGCGTTCGCAGCAGCAGGCGATCGTGTTCGGGGACACATCGCAGACCTGGGCCGAGGTCGACGCGATCACCGACGCACTCGCCCGCGGGCTCGCTGCCCGCGGCGTCCGCAAGGGCGACCGGGTTGCCGTGATGATGCTCAATCGCCCCGAACTCGCGCACGTCATCCTGGCGACCCTCAAGCTCGGCGCGATCAGCGTCCCGCTCAACTTCCGGCTCACCGCCAAGGAGCTGGCACCGATGGTGGTCGACTCCGCGCCGCGCGTGGTGATCGTCGAAGACGGCTTCGCGTCGCTGCTCGAGGTCGCCACCGAACAGGCGGAGTTCGAGACCTACGCGATCGGGGGCAGTGCCCACCCGCCGTACGAGCGGTTGATCGACCCCGGAACCGCGCCCGTCGTCGCCATAGCCGCCGACGACCCCGGCTTCATCTGCTACACCTCGGGTACCACCGGCGTGCAGAAGGGCGCGCTGATCACCCACCGCAACGCGATGACTCCCGGCATCTCGCAGTCGATCACCTTCGGCTTCTCGCAGGGGGACCGGGTACTGTGCTCAGCTCCGCTGGTGTACACCGGCTCGGTCCTGTCGATCTTCATGCAGCTCGTCGTCGTGCCCGGCGCGACGATGGTGCTGTTGCGCGAGTACGACCCGGAGATCGCCCTCGACACGTTCGAGCGCGAGCAGATCACGGCAACCACGACCGTCCCGGTGATCTGGGAACGGATGACGATGCTGCCCGACTTCGGCACCCGCAAGCTCGCGAAGTTCACCTTCGCCGGCACGGGTGGCGCGCCGGTCAGCCTGGACCTGCTCGACTTCTACCGTTCACACGGCATCCCGCTCACCCAGTGCTACGGCCTGACCGAGGCGTCGGGCATGGTCTCGACCCTCGCCTACGAGGACGCCGTGTCGCGGCCCGGCTTCGCCGGGCTACCGCTGGTCGGCACCCACATCCGGATCGGTGAACCGGGAGTCGACACCCCGGCCGGAGAGGTCGGCGAGATCCTGGTCCGGGGCGAGCACGTGCTGCGGGAGTACTGGAACAAGCCCGAGGCCACCGCGGCGACCGTCGGCGACGGGTGGCTGCGCACCGGCGACCTCGGCATGCAGGACGACGGCGGATTCCTCAAGATCGTCGATCGCAGCAAGGACATGCTGATCTCCGGCGGCCTCAACGTCTACCCCGCCGAGATCGAGAAGGCGCTGCACGGCATCGACGGGCTGGTCGATCTCGCCGTCATCGGCGTCAAGGACGACCGGTGGGGCGAGGTGCCGATGGTGGTGTTCCACAGCGAGCGTCCCGCCGCCGACATCGTCGCCGACATCGCCGAGGTCGCCGGCGAGAACCTGGCGAAGTTCAAGCGTCCCAAGCACGCCGTCGCCCTCGGCGAGCCGCTGCCGCGCACGTTCTCCGGCAAGCTCGCCAAACCGTCGCTGCGTCAACGTTTCCCCGAGGTTCCCGCCGACGCACTCGCGGTCGACGGCACCGTCACACCGGTCTGA